A stretch of Hydractinia symbiolongicarpus strain clone_291-10 chromosome 9, HSymV2.1, whole genome shotgun sequence DNA encodes these proteins:
- the LOC130656460 gene encoding uncharacterized protein LOC130656460 isoform X2, with the protein MALRTKYTPAPPSSILLDKKWKQHDYLLHQYRLHAINGVPVQKPIFNEASNKIRSPPQQRHASAKQQATRSAVIMPRAQTSRKRPLTSRERLNPLKESPYTVKKNNFMKQRPTTSKEKQSQIKNVAKEARPVTLRPVTSKPRAFTARQRPLTTNAQHQFGQNSARMNRSRPHTSKEFPKNDLEKNQRLKVLAFKPKLSEYSRENMNKHFERHQYYRNHILNRNKIVQRPLTPSESDSDTYSEFFESSSENGSSNVPSPAPSPTPSPPAEEERQMTPLFMEENKKVEESRTPTPVRILNKELPPLEDYIPPSHIYKVAKNASDSSDTGDEEPVCILKDGKPGRYKKKNGKYVLVDEEKQKERLRKKAAKLKMEAKLNNDNVDNQDLENEITYREVRYIDYQNAESSDDENNNPNEEKLFIVNDLEKKAREKKEQDSTSEVKEVEEKTIRKIYYKMGEGDTESEGQEMDTKADSESDKDEMKDPVEKFKEKFSNLRKDTPEDFDAKKHYDSGSDLDEFGRRRDRARPSSSMYDYLPPLRPDPVIDGGDVNRCKIRLLRDAVNIKESLSNNESVCLETAVNIIISYNCDNRRWLRKIYRDEYLQSLLLDLRKTLPADIASVISYMMIPICEFDAMCLWDALKGLHKDPEVLCEILCTRNNEELAAIREAYYLRYNEELIDHIEDETIGIFQRILMKLATGQRLEDAAFSKAEAAKEARAISALLEVKGENLHKKLIEIFTKWPVESLRLVLTEYSKFKGYDMDVDIVKVLQGNFSRCIITLMHYIQNPPNYFVQKLHNTHFKGVDDDKSLCRILISRSESDVEMIKQLFLLRYDMELFDYIAQICHSPLKGLVLRLISGNTVNGEVNGVMLPPLFPADDDFNLIERLTLPGAVQTVLRKTKIVSKFVKLLFMRRERVRQGSESSDDSPEEFELDAEQGEEEDEDEDNAPAVLDSEEEAEIAAKEAQRELRNGLKNISFAENVEVAAEGEFRSVFQDVSFAAASRGILKNTDAESEDEDEKQEQALDLDDELGQQNQNGPKMTQLNGPVLDPTFTGRGENKFSARLKIGKKSKKKFFHGTVKGIPMTSFNALKDAQAIGKAMLQKNRNVEGILQFMATRNNAQRQLIIREFFRRYRRDLVDDLRTLAPLHEEVTLSLLLSREIYDSASLYAAVSNADPQHTIDVFIEILCSRQNDEIAIIKRAFNGIFSMDLHEEIAKITYGPFRTLLCAIADCERDEGDILDENLAKKDAQALYEAVIKKRNIRDFNTFIEIFGTRTFPHIEAVCDNFAKISQVDILEILDETLEREFLEGVTAIICNVRDASMYFCERIYRSVCYEEPDYSMLIRCIISRAEIDLQLIKSTFRQTYGRTVYNLIDKDCEFKSKKILLNVVKK; encoded by the exons ATGGCTTTAAGAACAAAATACACACCCGCACCTCCAAGTAGTATCTTATTGgataaaaaatggaaacaacATGATTATCTTCTACATCAATATCGG ctaCATGCAATCAATGGGGTTCCAGTTCAAAAACCCATTTTTAATGA GGCTTCTAATAAAATTCGGTCTCCACCCCAACAAAGACATGCATCAGCTAAACAACAAGCCACAAGATCAGCTGTTATTATGCCAAGAGCTCAGACCTCAAGGAAAAGACCTCTTACTTCCAGAGAAAGGTTAAACCCATTAAAAGAAAGTCCGTATACggtaaaaaagaataattttatgAAACAGAGGCCAACCAcgtcaaaagaaaaacaatctcAAATCAAAAATGTGGCTAAGGAAGCAAGACCTGTTACATTAAGACCTGTAACATCAAAACCAAGGGCATTTACTGCAAGACAAAGACCATTAACCACTAACGCCCAACATCAGTTTGGTCAAAACAGTGCAAGGATGAACAGATCTAGACCACACACTTCAAAGGAGTTTCCAAAAAATGATTTAGAGAAGAATCAA CGATTAAAAGTATTGGCATTCAAGCCAAAACTCTCTGAATACAGTAGAGAAAATATG aacAAACACTTTGAGAGGCATCAATATTACAGAAATCATATTCTTAATCGGAATAAAATAGTTCAAAGACCATTG aCTCCTTCTGAAAGTGATTCAGATACCTATTCGGAGTTTTTTGAG AGTTCATCAGAAAATGGATCATCCAATGTTCCTTCACCAGCTCCTTCTCCAACACCTTCTCCTCCTGCAGAAGAAGAAAGACAAATGACTCCATTATTTATGGAAGAG AATAAGAAAGTTGAAGAATCACGTACACCTACTCCTGTGAGAATACTTAACAAAGAACTGCCTCCATTAGAGGATTATATTCCCCCTTCTCATATTTACAAAGTTGCGAAAAATGCAAGTGACAGTAGTGACACAGGTGATGAAGAACCTGTTTGTATACTTAAGGACGGAAAACCTGGaaggtataaaaagaaaaatggcaAATACGTGCTAGTTGATGAAGAAAAGCAAAAGGAAAGACTTAGGAAAAAGGCAGCTAAACTTAAAATGGAAGCTAAACTTAATAATGATAATGTGGATAATCAGGATTTGGAAAATGAAATTACTTATCGTGAGGTTCGGTATATTGACTATCAGAATGCTGAAAGTTCTGATGATGAAAATAATAACCCCAATGAAGAAAAGTTGTTTATTGTCAATGACTTAGAAAAAAAAGCTCGAGAGAAAAAAGAACAAGATAGTACTAGTGAAGTTAAAGAGGTTGAAGAGAAAACAATTCGTAAGATATATTACAAAATGGGTGAAGGTGATACAGAAAGTGAGGGACAAGAAATGGACACTAAAGCAGATAGTGAATCGGACAAAGATGAAATGAAAGATCCTGTGGAAAAATTCAAGGAAAAGTTTTCTAACTTAAGAAAAGATACTCCAGAAGATTTTGATGCTAAAAAGCACTATGATTCTGGATCTGACTTAGATGAATTTGGTAGACGTAGGGACCGTGCACGGCCATCTTCTTCAATGTACGATTATTTACCCCCTCTCCGTCCAGACCCAGTTATAGATGGAGGAGATGTTAACCGCTGCAAAATAAGGTTGTTACGAGATGCAGTGAACATCAAGGAATCACTTTCCAATAATGAAAGTGTTTGTCTTGAAACAGCTGTTAATATTATCATCTCATACAATTGTGACAATCGTAGATGGCTTCGAAAAATATACAGAGATGAATACCTACAG aGTTTACTTTTGGATTTGCGTAAAACTCTTCCGGCTGATATTGCTAGTGTTATATCATACATGATGATTCCAATATGTGAATTTGATGCTATGTGTTTGTGGGATGCATTAAAG GGGCTGCATAAAGATCCAGAAGTGCTGTGTGAAATACTatgtacaagaaataacgag GAATTAGCTGCTATAAGGGAAGCTTATTACTTAC GTTACAATGAGGAGTTAATCGACCACATTGAAGATGAAACAATTGGTATTTTTCAAAGAATATTAATGAAATTAGCCACA GGTCAGCGATTGGAAGATGCAGCATTTTCAAAAGCAGAAGCAGCTAAAGAAGCCAGAGCCATCTCTGCA TTGCTAGAAGTGAAGGGAGAAAACCTTCATAAGAAGCTCATTGAGATTTTTACTAAATGGCCAGTTGAATCATTGAGACTTGTCTTGACAGAATATAGCAAG TTCAAAGGATATGATATGGATGTCGACATTGTAAAAGTTTTACAAGGAAATTTTTCTCGATGCATTATTACACTTA TGCATTACATTCAAAATCCGCCTAACTATTTCGTGCAGAAGCTTCATAACACTCATTTCAAAGGTGTTGATGACGATAAAAGTTTATGTCGTATTTTAATCAGTAGGTCTGAG TCTGATGTTGAGATGATCAAGCAGTTGTTTTTACTTCGTTATGATATGGAGCTTTTTGATTACATAGCACAGATCTGTCATAGTCCTCTAAAAGGCCTAGTACTGAGGTTGATTTCAG gtAATACTGTGAATGGGGAGGTAAACGGG GTGATGTTGCCTCCCCTTTTCCCTGCTGATGATGACTTCAATCTTATTGAACGACTAACTTTACCAGGAGCTGTTCAAACGGTGTTAAGGAAAACCAAAATTGTTTCGAAATTTGTAAAGCTGCTTTTCATGCGAAGAGAG AGAGTGCGTCAAGGTAGCGAGTCAAGCGATGACTCACCAGAAGAGTTTGAATTAGACGCCGAGCAAGGTGAAGAAGAAGATGAGGACGAAGATAACGCACCAGCCGTCCTTGACAGTGAAGAAGAAGCAGAAATCGCAGCAAAAGAAGCCCAAAGAGAATTGCGTAATGGGTTGAAAAATATATCTTTTGCAGAGAATGTAGAAGTTGCTGCGGAGGGTGAATTTAGGTCTGTTTTTCAAGATGTGTCATTCGCTGCTGCTTCCAGAG gTATTTTGAAGAACACCGACGCAGAGAGTGAAGATGAAGATGAAAAACAAGAGCAAGCGTTGGATTTAGATGATGAATTAGgccaacaaaatcaaaatggACCAAAAATGACCCAATTAAACGGGCCGGTACTTGATCCTACGTTTACTGGTCGTGGTGAGAATAAATTCTCTGCTCGGCTAAAAATTGGaaagaaaagcaaaaagaag TTCTTTCATGGTACTGTTAAAGGAATTCCAATGACTTCTTTCAACGCTCTGAAAGATGCGCAAGCGATTGGAAAAGCTATGTTGCAGAAAA atCGTAATGTTGAAGGCATTCTTCAGTTTATGGCGACACGTAACAACGCTCAAAGACAGCTTATTATTCGAGAATTTTTCAGACGTTACAGAAGA gaTTTAGTGGATGATTTAAGGACGCTCGCCCCTCTGCATGAAGAAGTAACGCTTTCGCTTTTGTTGTCAAGGGAAATATACGACTCCGCATCTCTTTACGCAGCAGTCAGT aacGCCGACCCACAGCATACGATTGATGTATTTATTGAGATTTTGTGCTCGCGCCAAAATGAC GAAATAGCAATAATAAAGAGAGCGTTCAATGGAA TTTTTAGTATGGATCTGCATGAGGAAATTGCAAAGATTACATATGGTCCTTTTCGTACTTTGTTGTGTGCCATTGCTGAT tgTGAAAGAGATGAAGGGGACATTCTTGATGAAAACTTAGCGAAGAAAGATGCACAAGCATTATACGAG GCGGTGATAAAGAAACGAAATATTCGAGACTTTAACACGTTCATTGAAATATTTGGCACGCGTACATTTCCACACATTGAAGCTGTTTGTGATAACTTTGCTAag ATATCACAAGTGGATATATTAGAAATATTGGACGAAACGTTGGAAAGAGAATTTTTAGAAGGAGTAACAGCAATTA TATGCAACGTACGTGATGCATCGATGTATTTCTGCGAAAGAATATATCGTTCAGTATGTTACGAAGAGCCAGATTACAGCATGCTTATTCGATGCATCATATCGCGAGCTGAA ATTGACCTGCAGCTTATCAAGTCGACATTTCGCCAAACTTACGGTCGAACGGTTTATAATTTAATCGATAAAGATTGTGAATTCAAATCGAAGAAGATACTGCTTAATGTCGTAAAGAAATGA